Below is a window of Micromonospora chersina DNA.
CAGGCGAAGGCGAGCGCGCCGCCGACCAGGGCCAGGAGCATCCCCACCAGGAAGCCGCCCAGGTTCGACGTCAGCCAGGAGACCAGCCCGAGCACCAGGGAGACCAGCGCGTAGAAGACCCGCTGCTGCGGCGTGGCGATCAGCAGCGCCCCGCAGATCACCAGGATGATCGGCACCAGGTAGGCGGCCAGCCCCTGCGGCCCGATGTGCAGCAGCACCCCGAGCGGGGCACGCAGGGTCACCAGCATCTCCGCGCCGCCGAGTGCCACCAGCACACCGGCGGTGAACGGGCGGCCCCGCCGCCACCGGCGCCAGCGCCCGCCGGACCGGCGGGCGGCCGGCGCCGCCTCGTGTTTCGGGGCGGTCATCTCAGCACCCGTCGGAGCTGAACGCCATGTGCAGGTTGGGCAGGGTGAAGACGGCGGCCGTCGTGGCGTAGTTGTTCTGCCGCAGGTTGGTGATGGTCACCGTGTCGGCCTGCTGGGCGAAGACGCCCGGGTTGCCGCGGACCCCGGGCACCTGGTCGACGGTGCTGGCGTCCTGACCGACGTTGATGTTCTTGAACGAGGCGTTGCCGGCGACCTCGTCGCCGTCGACGACCAGGGTCCGGGCGGTGACCGGCTTGCCCTCGCCGCCGGCGGTGATCCGCAGGTTGATCCCGCCCAGGCTGATGCTCTGGCACAGGTTCGTCAGTTCGGCCTTGTCGATCGCCGAGACGATCACCACGACCTGCCCGCCGGTGTCGCCCTGGTTGGGGCTGTCCGGAATCATCTGGTCGAGCGTGGCGAACTGCTCGAACCCGGTGCCGGTGAGCTTGTCGGCCGTGACGGTGAACGGCA
It encodes the following:
- a CDS encoding DUF6230 family protein, which codes for MSEHIAPHEPEPPRSGVRWRRFAVTLGTVAVGAAGMVVLTAQGVLGAQFAISGMPFTVTADKLTGTGFEQFATLDQMIPDSPNQGDTGGQVVVIVSAIDKAELTNLCQSISLGGINLRITAGGEGKPVTARTLVVDGDEVAGNASFKNINVGQDASTVDQVPGVRGNPGVFAQQADTVTITNLRQNNYATTAAVFTLPNLHMAFSSDGC
- a CDS encoding DUF6114 domain-containing protein, whose translation is MTAPKHEAAPAARRSGGRWRRWRRGRPFTAGVLVALGGAEMLVTLRAPLGVLLHIGPQGLAAYLVPIILVICGALLIATPQQRVFYALVSLVLGLVSWLTSNLGGFLVGMLLALVGGALAFAWTPDRRRRPATEAAGPPAPREPADDADTAPLPGVETPDPAAAERG